One window of Leptotrichia trevisanii DSM 22070 genomic DNA carries:
- the cas5b gene encoding type I-B CRISPR-associated protein Cas5b, which translates to MKAVKLKLYQNMVNYKVPTSFQLKESYPLPPYSTVIGMIHSLCDFKEYKPMKISISGNYFSKVNDLYTRYEFKNGNPFEMGRHQLNVNGYGINRGVATAELLVDVNLTIHIIPEDQSEEFLDIIFEAFKYPREYPSLGRREDIVLIKDVKIVDVEKKKLEKDLSNGEDDFAYIPVNFIQEKLVNYGDKKNGMNIYGTRYELTKNYILNNIGTKSKSKMIRSWEKEEVIYSSNIKGFKRREVPVDTDNEIVFCEL; encoded by the coding sequence ATGAAGGCAGTTAAATTGAAATTGTATCAAAATATGGTGAATTATAAAGTTCCAACAAGTTTTCAGCTAAAAGAAAGCTATCCTTTGCCACCATATTCAACTGTAATTGGAATGATTCATTCCCTCTGTGATTTTAAGGAATATAAACCAATGAAAATAAGTATCAGCGGAAATTATTTTTCTAAGGTTAATGACTTATACACAAGATATGAATTTAAAAATGGAAATCCTTTTGAAATGGGAAGGCACCAATTAAATGTAAATGGTTATGGTATTAATAGAGGAGTTGCAACAGCTGAACTACTGGTTGATGTAAACTTGACGATTCATATTATCCCGGAAGACCAGTCAGAAGAATTTTTAGATATCATTTTTGAAGCATTCAAATATCCGAGAGAATACCCAAGCTTAGGAAGAAGAGAGGATATTGTATTAATTAAGGATGTCAAAATTGTAGATGTGGAAAAGAAAAAACTTGAAAAAGATTTAAGTAATGGAGAAGATGACTTTGCATATATCCCTGTTAATTTTATTCAAGAGAAATTAGTAAATTATGGAGACAAAAAAAACGGAATGAACATATATGGAACTAGATATGAACTGACTAAAAATTACATTCTTAATAATATTGGGACAAAATCCAAGTCAAAGATGATAAGGTCATGGGAAAAAGAAGAGGTTATTTATTCTTCGAATATAAAAGGCTTCAAAAGAAGGGAAGTCCCTGTAGATACTGATAATGAAATTGTTTTTTGCGAATTATAA
- the cas7i gene encoding type I-B CRISPR-associated protein Cas7/Cst2/DevR produces the protein MKKKGLTFTAIFLAQSANYGEGIGNVAALKKLSRNKGEQYTYISRQAIRYNIIEQLGEEKSPVKAEGSGDKKVVQFSADTTIKDYSELDFFGYMKTIKGENSKNRSAIVRLSNAISLETFKGDLEFLTNKGLADRIGEFPNIAQAEIHKSYYKYTVTIDLDRIGIDELDKIEVSNEEKSRRVRKLLDTISLLYRDIKGRREDLKPLFIIGGVYDIKNPFFENIVDVKNNKILADKLCSGIYDYIEKDTISGIVKEQFENDTEVEEKLKGKNINVLNVPEFFKQLKEKVDNYYTEKVDG, from the coding sequence ATGAAGAAAAAAGGTTTAACTTTCACAGCAATATTTTTGGCACAAAGTGCTAACTATGGAGAAGGAATAGGAAATGTTGCAGCATTAAAGAAATTATCAAGAAATAAGGGAGAACAATATACATATATTTCCAGACAGGCAATAAGATATAACATTATAGAACAGCTTGGAGAAGAAAAATCACCAGTAAAAGCAGAAGGAAGTGGAGATAAAAAAGTAGTTCAGTTTTCAGCAGATACAACAATTAAAGATTATTCTGAATTAGATTTTTTTGGATATATGAAAACAATAAAAGGTGAAAATTCTAAAAACCGTTCAGCAATAGTAAGATTATCAAATGCAATTTCATTGGAAACATTTAAAGGAGATCTGGAATTTTTAACAAATAAAGGCTTAGCTGATAGAATTGGAGAATTTCCAAATATCGCACAGGCTGAAATACATAAATCTTACTATAAATATACTGTTACTATAGATTTAGATAGAATTGGAATAGATGAATTAGATAAGATTGAAGTTTCAAATGAAGAAAAATCGAGAAGAGTCAGAAAACTTTTAGATACGATTTCATTGCTCTATAGGGATATTAAAGGAAGAAGGGAAGATTTAAAACCATTATTTATAATAGGTGGAGTTTACGATATAAAAAATCCATTTTTTGAAAATATAGTGGATGTTAAAAATAACAAGATTCTAGCTGATAAACTGTGCAGCGGAATCTATGATTATATTGAGAAGGATACAATATCCGGAATTGTAAAAGAACAATTTGAAAATGATACAGAAGTTGAAGAAAAATTGAAAGGGAAAAATATAAATGTACTGAATGTTCCTGAATTTTTTAAACAGTTAAAAGAAAAGGTTGATAATTATTATACAGAGAAAGTTGATGGATAA
- a CDS encoding Cas8a1 family CRISPR/Cas system-associated protein yields the protein MSNEKIELKLKDWLFNAGLLGFINILGEEAKSSGELEIDNKNRLIKFSPKVLENFEYKYFDFFIKRYGKTLTYGKILEFEKYIDEFEENGEKIKSINELKMINDKITFFKAKIKSESYKKAYDFIEKNGTNKILGLEKELKKIKEPKENIAEISNDDIKNNLKIMKEIIDFFKKKITDKEGNVKNYLAAKNIAYVIINNAWSSVSFLNKANAAKDIYEEYKSYFVEPALEYVNADKSKFKYKCVISNMQMKNYKNTLGFLNDTGFDVSRKPSHVWNFVNDIAVTPLVTLIYSCVPAGFIYGADKGIFVNANHNIDQLCNINNGIAYNILEDESEEKNINLYKNLLKEIKKEKDNTKYELSDIQIVKFEEGHYKFTLLSRNILKLLSENKEKLDDLLDKWYLIDKRYFNLYDTTITELLNNQNLFSLINKLCYYKISKAKLSCKLKNIEDLLKINLDYIRRLKKMDKQEIIEKKENKKTSEELTEKDVFYIRRDAMIFREEYIRKSGNDKKIGSLLYRLQNALRINNVDMFMDALISAHAYAGKNISSLFAKALLNDENFQTLGHGFLLGLLGEDKSKNENKTDKKEGNE from the coding sequence ATGAGTAATGAAAAAATAGAATTGAAATTGAAGGATTGGTTATTTAATGCTGGATTACTAGGATTTATAAATATACTTGGAGAAGAAGCAAAGAGTAGTGGAGAACTGGAAATTGATAATAAAAATCGTTTAATAAAATTTTCTCCAAAAGTTTTGGAAAATTTCGAGTATAAATATTTTGATTTTTTTATAAAAAGATACGGGAAAACACTGACTTATGGTAAAATTCTTGAATTTGAGAAATATATTGATGAATTTGAGGAGAATGGAGAAAAAATTAAAAGTATTAATGAATTAAAAATGATAAATGATAAAATTACATTCTTTAAAGCTAAAATCAAATCTGAAAGTTATAAAAAGGCATATGATTTCATAGAAAAAAATGGAACTAATAAAATTTTAGGACTGGAAAAGGAATTAAAAAAAATAAAAGAACCTAAAGAAAATATTGCTGAAATTTCAAATGATGATATAAAAAATAATCTTAAGATTATGAAGGAGATTATTGATTTTTTTAAAAAGAAAATAACTGATAAGGAAGGAAATGTAAAAAATTATCTTGCTGCCAAAAATATAGCTTATGTAATAATAAATAATGCCTGGAGCAGTGTATCGTTTTTAAATAAGGCAAATGCCGCTAAAGATATTTACGAAGAATATAAATCATATTTTGTAGAACCTGCATTAGAATATGTTAATGCTGACAAGTCTAAATTTAAATATAAATGTGTAATTTCAAATATGCAGATGAAGAATTATAAAAATACATTAGGATTTTTAAATGACACAGGTTTTGATGTGAGCAGAAAACCATCACATGTCTGGAATTTTGTAAATGATATTGCGGTAACTCCTTTGGTTACATTGATTTATTCCTGTGTTCCAGCAGGATTTATATATGGAGCCGACAAAGGGATATTTGTAAACGCAAATCATAATATAGATCAATTATGTAATATAAATAATGGAATTGCATACAATATTTTAGAAGATGAATCAGAAGAAAAGAATATAAATCTATATAAAAATTTATTGAAGGAAATCAAGAAAGAAAAAGACAATACAAAATATGAATTATCAGATATTCAGATTGTGAAGTTTGAGGAAGGACATTATAAATTTACTTTATTATCAAGGAATATTTTAAAACTCTTATCTGAAAATAAAGAAAAATTAGATGATTTATTAGATAAATGGTATTTAATTGATAAAAGATATTTTAATCTTTACGATACAACAATAACAGAATTATTAAATAATCAGAATTTATTCTCGCTAATAAACAAATTATGCTATTATAAAATTTCAAAAGCAAAATTATCTTGTAAACTAAAAAATATAGAAGATTTACTAAAAATAAATTTGGATTATATCAGGAGGTTGAAGAAAATGGATAAGCAAGAAATAATTGAAAAAAAGGAAAATAAGAAAACGTCAGAAGAATTAACAGAAAAAGATGTTTTCTATATAAGAAGAGATGCAATGATTTTTAGGGAAGAATATATAAGAAAAAGTGGAAATGATAAAAAGATTGGAAGTCTGTTATACAGACTTCAGAATGCTTTGAGAATTAATAATGTTGATATGTTTATGGATGCTCTGATTTCAGCTCATGCTTATGCAGGAAAAAATATTAGCTCACTTTTTGCTAAAGCACTTTTAAATGATGAAAATTTTCAGACATTAGGACATGGATTTTTATTAGGTTTATTAGGTGAAGATAAAAGTAAGAATGAAAATAAGACAGATAAAAAAGAAGGGAATGAATAA
- the cas6 gene encoding CRISPR-associated endoribonuclease Cas6 → MRFKINIELTEGNSFPINWRSKILCVLKTGLKKCDNEIFEEFFGSAKQKNYTWSAYFQNVKFEKDKVKFLGEEKKIIVNLSAYDNVDSLNIYNAFSGIRFKEIKISEETKVVVTNISILPRQIIKDNILIVKTMSPIVCRDHDQETKKDTYYIGTDDKFSKIIKRNLYLKLKELKGEYVKKDIEDLIIDSSQTKKVVVKHYDKTKKDKTLNYENKFNGKFLDTSVGILKLEGKSYILDYIYNAGIGSITGSGFGMLEKLK, encoded by the coding sequence ATGAGATTTAAGATTAATATTGAATTAACAGAAGGTAACAGCTTTCCTATAAATTGGAGATCAAAAATTTTATGTGTCCTAAAAACAGGACTGAAAAAATGTGATAATGAAATTTTTGAAGAATTTTTTGGATCTGCAAAACAGAAAAATTATACATGGTCAGCTTATTTTCAGAATGTGAAATTTGAAAAGGATAAAGTTAAATTTTTAGGAGAGGAAAAAAAGATTATCGTTAACCTTTCGGCATATGATAATGTTGATAGTTTGAACATTTATAATGCTTTTTCAGGTATCAGGTTTAAAGAGATAAAAATTTCAGAAGAGACAAAGGTTGTGGTTACTAATATTTCGATTTTACCAAGACAAATTATAAAGGATAACATATTAATTGTTAAAACTATGTCTCCAATAGTTTGCCGTGATCATGATCAAGAAACTAAAAAAGACACCTATTATATAGGGACAGATGATAAATTTTCTAAAATTATAAAAAGAAATCTTTATTTAAAACTTAAAGAATTAAAAGGAGAATATGTAAAAAAAGATATTGAAGATTTGATAATAGATTCAAGTCAGACTAAAAAGGTTGTTGTTAAGCATTATGATAAAACTAAAAAAGATAAAACTTTAAATTATGAAAATAAATTTAATGGTAAATTTTTGGATACTTCAGTTGGTATATTGAAATTGGAAGGAAAAAGTTATATTTTAGATTATATTTATAATGCAGGGATTGGGAGCATAACTGGAAGTGGATTCGGAATGCTGGAAAAATTGAAATAA
- the secA gene encoding preprotein translocase subunit SecA yields MLKKIGEKIFGTSDEREIKKMQKLVDKINEVEPLFEKMTDEQLSHKTVEFKERLQKETLDDILVEAFATVREASKRLMGMRHYDVQLIGGMILHKGCIAEMKTGEGKTLMATLPIYLNALPGKGVHVVTVNDYLAKRDRDIMAGLFEFLGLTSGVVVGNITPDQRKTAYNCDITYGTNNEFGFDYLRDNMVGELDEKVQRGHNYVIVDEVDSILIDEARTPLIISGAAEETTEWYNTFSEVAKRLKRSYKTEEIKDKKNTVIPDEDWEDYEVDEKSHTVTITDKGIKNVERMLKIDNLYSPEYVELTHFLTQALKAKELFKLDRDYIINDDNEVIIVDEFTGRLMEGRRYSDGLHQAIEAKEKLEVAGENQTLATITLQNYFRMYEKLSGMTGTAKTEEDEFKQIYSLKVIVVPTNKPVARVDLPDVIYMNKKAKYKAIARKIEELYHKGQPVLVGTASIQHSEEVSALLKKAKIPHEILNAKHHEREAEIIAQAGRFKTVTIATNMAGRGTDIKLGGDAESFATKVAVKGTPEYEDVHSAYVKECEEDKKKVLAAGGLFILGTERHESRRIDNQLRGRAGRQGDPGTSEFYLSLDDDLMRLFGGDRLKSMMKMLKIDEDEEIRHKQISKSVENAQKRIESRNFSSRKSLIEYDDVNNTQREVVYEQRDAILKNENLKELIINMISDTVDDIVNSAYVGEGNGEKDFNLLSDKLHETFEYEISEELQNASADEISNKVYDDLVRIYDEKEEAIGEEIFRRIERYIMLEVLDSKWRQHLKDLTELREGIRLRSYGQRNPIHDYKIVGYDIYNEMIDAIKRETSSFILKLRVRGEEDTNNLTHEEVSNVRYEHEENEMMGDDVSARTPNEPHRPLSRRERRERERRNV; encoded by the coding sequence ATGTTAAAAAAAATAGGAGAAAAAATATTTGGTACATCAGACGAGAGAGAAATCAAAAAAATGCAAAAATTGGTTGATAAAATCAATGAAGTTGAACCGCTTTTTGAAAAAATGACAGATGAACAGCTAAGTCATAAAACAGTTGAATTTAAAGAAAGATTGCAAAAGGAAACACTTGATGATATATTGGTTGAGGCATTTGCAACAGTCAGGGAAGCCTCAAAAAGACTGATGGGAATGCGGCACTATGATGTTCAGCTTATCGGTGGAATGATTCTTCACAAAGGCTGCATTGCGGAAATGAAGACAGGGGAAGGTAAAACTCTGATGGCGACACTTCCAATTTATTTAAATGCATTGCCAGGTAAAGGAGTACACGTTGTAACAGTTAATGACTATCTTGCAAAACGGGATAGGGATATTATGGCAGGACTTTTTGAATTTTTGGGACTTACTTCTGGAGTTGTTGTTGGAAATATTACACCTGATCAGAGAAAAACCGCTTATAACTGTGATATTACTTATGGAACAAATAATGAATTCGGATTTGACTATTTGAGAGATAATATGGTTGGGGAACTTGACGAGAAGGTGCAACGTGGACATAATTATGTTATTGTCGATGAGGTTGATTCGATTCTAATTGATGAAGCAAGAACACCACTTATCATTTCAGGAGCTGCTGAAGAAACTACAGAATGGTACAACACTTTTTCAGAAGTTGCAAAAAGACTGAAAAGAAGTTATAAGACTGAGGAAATTAAGGATAAGAAAAATACTGTAATTCCTGATGAAGACTGGGAAGATTATGAAGTTGATGAAAAATCTCATACTGTTACAATTACTGATAAGGGTATCAAGAACGTTGAAAGAATGTTAAAGATCGATAATTTGTACTCGCCTGAATATGTGGAACTTACACACTTTTTGACACAGGCATTAAAAGCTAAGGAATTGTTCAAACTGGATAGGGATTATATTATTAATGATGATAATGAAGTTATCATAGTCGATGAATTTACTGGGCGTCTTATGGAAGGAAGACGTTATTCAGACGGATTACATCAGGCAATTGAGGCAAAGGAAAAATTGGAAGTTGCTGGAGAAAATCAGACTCTTGCAACAATTACACTGCAAAATTATTTCAGAATGTATGAAAAATTGTCAGGAATGACGGGAACTGCAAAAACAGAAGAAGACGAATTTAAACAAATTTACAGCCTGAAAGTTATTGTAGTGCCTACAAACAAACCTGTTGCCAGAGTTGACTTGCCAGATGTCATTTATATGAATAAAAAGGCTAAATATAAAGCAATTGCAAGAAAAATCGAAGAACTTTATCATAAAGGGCAGCCTGTCCTTGTCGGTACAGCTTCAATCCAACATTCAGAAGAAGTATCTGCATTATTGAAAAAAGCTAAAATACCACATGAAATATTGAATGCAAAACATCATGAAAGAGAAGCAGAAATTATAGCACAAGCAGGGCGTTTCAAAACAGTAACAATTGCAACAAATATGGCAGGACGTGGAACAGATATTAAACTTGGGGGAGATGCAGAGTCGTTTGCTACAAAGGTTGCGGTAAAAGGTACGCCTGAGTATGAAGATGTTCACAGTGCATATGTGAAAGAATGTGAAGAAGATAAGAAAAAGGTGCTTGCAGCTGGTGGATTGTTTATTTTAGGAACAGAAAGACATGAAAGTAGACGTATTGATAACCAGTTAAGAGGACGTGCGGGACGTCAAGGGGATCCAGGAACATCAGAGTTTTATTTGTCGCTTGATGATGACTTGATGAGATTATTTGGTGGAGATAGACTGAAAAGCATGATGAAAATGCTAAAAATTGACGAAGATGAAGAAATCCGTCACAAACAAATCAGTAAATCTGTTGAAAATGCACAAAAACGTATTGAAAGCCGAAACTTTTCGTCAAGAAAAAGTCTAATTGAATATGATGATGTAAATAATACTCAAAGGGAAGTCGTTTATGAGCAAAGGGATGCCATCCTTAAAAACGAGAATTTAAAAGAATTAATTATAAATATGATTTCAGATACAGTGGATGACATTGTAAATTCTGCCTACGTTGGTGAAGGTAATGGAGAAAAAGACTTTAATCTATTGTCGGATAAACTTCACGAAACATTTGAATATGAAATTTCAGAAGAATTACAAAATGCGAGTGCAGATGAAATTTCAAACAAAGTTTACGATGACTTGGTAAGAATTTATGATGAAAAGGAAGAAGCTATTGGAGAAGAAATATTCAGAAGAATTGAAAGATATATTATGCTGGAAGTTTTGGATTCCAAATGGCGACAACACCTGAAAGATTTGACGGAACTGCGTGAAGGGATAAGATTACGTTCTTATGGGCAAAGAAATCCTATCCACGATTATAAGATTGTAGGTTATGATATTTACAATGAAATGATTGACGCAATAAAACGTGAAACAAGTTCATTTATCTTAAAATTAAGAGTACGTGGTGAAGAAGATACAAATAACCTAACACATGAGGAAGTTTCAAATGTAAGATATGAACACGAAGAAAATGAAATGATGGGTGATGATGTTTCAGCTAGAACACCAAATGAGCCACACCGTCCACTTTCAAGAAGAGAAAGAAGAGAACGTGAAAGAAGAAATGTTTAA
- a CDS encoding flotillin family protein has translation MGFLSNNFVPILIVLIIIFILSLVGFIRVPMDRAAFISGFKRRVVTGKLAFYLRYFERVDYLDLSLFSVDVNTSVFVPTNDFINIKADAIVKLQIAQEPEILNIASKNFLNKKSEYIGESVKEVLEGNLREIIGQMNLKDMVQNRKEFNVKVQENVSPDLREMGLVVVSFAVQSFMDEKGVIDNLGIENISKISKDASIAKAQAEKEIAIAKANADKEAKDIELKVAEEIAEKTNKLEIKKADLKIESDTKKASADMTYQLETERKRKELEEVQGESNFTRETQAIKTNQAKLEAEIKVDNQIKSDAELYRKTKQAESKLIEEQREAEAILYQKTKEAEALKIMAQQEGEALKIKAQADSESIKLKAQAEAESIKLKALAEAQSKREIGLAEAEAIKAKALAEAEGIDKKADAMKKYGNAAIMEMYFKALPEISKNVAAPLNNIDKITMYGDGNTSKLVGDITKSIAQINDGITDSTGIDLKSVLAGMLGGKIISDKERLDSETKNDVVAKKNK, from the coding sequence ATGGGATTTTTATCAAATAATTTTGTTCCAATATTGATTGTTTTGATTATTATTTTTATACTTTCACTTGTTGGATTTATTCGTGTGCCGATGGATAGAGCAGCATTTATTAGTGGATTTAAAAGAAGAGTTGTAACTGGGAAACTGGCTTTTTATTTGAGATATTTTGAAAGAGTAGATTATTTGGATTTATCACTGTTTTCAGTGGATGTCAACACTTCGGTATTTGTGCCGACAAATGATTTTATTAATATAAAGGCTGATGCGATTGTAAAATTACAAATTGCACAGGAGCCAGAAATTTTGAATATTGCCTCTAAAAACTTTTTGAATAAAAAAAGTGAATATATTGGAGAGTCTGTAAAGGAAGTGTTGGAAGGGAATTTACGTGAAATTATTGGACAGATGAACTTGAAGGATATGGTTCAGAACAGAAAAGAATTTAATGTGAAAGTTCAGGAAAATGTATCGCCAGACTTGCGTGAAATGGGGCTTGTGGTAGTTTCGTTCGCTGTGCAGTCATTTATGGATGAAAAAGGCGTGATTGACAACTTGGGAATTGAAAACATATCGAAAATCTCAAAAGACGCAAGTATCGCCAAAGCTCAGGCTGAAAAGGAAATCGCCATTGCAAAAGCTAATGCAGATAAGGAAGCTAAAGATATTGAATTAAAAGTGGCAGAAGAAATTGCTGAAAAAACCAATAAATTAGAAATTAAAAAAGCTGACTTAAAAATTGAATCAGATACGAAAAAAGCCTCTGCGGATATGACTTATCAGCTTGAAACTGAAAGAAAAAGAAAAGAACTGGAAGAAGTTCAGGGAGAAAGTAATTTCACTCGTGAAACACAGGCAATAAAAACTAATCAGGCAAAACTGGAAGCTGAAATCAAGGTAGACAATCAAATAAAATCAGATGCAGAACTTTACAGAAAAACAAAACAGGCTGAAAGTAAACTGATTGAAGAGCAAAGGGAAGCCGAAGCAATCCTTTATCAAAAGACAAAAGAAGCTGAAGCACTGAAAATAATGGCACAACAGGAAGGGGAAGCCCTAAAAATCAAAGCTCAGGCTGATTCTGAAAGTATAAAATTAAAAGCTCAGGCAGAAGCAGAAAGCATTAAACTAAAAGCATTGGCAGAAGCCCAAAGTAAACGTGAAATAGGACTTGCAGAAGCTGAAGCGATAAAAGCAAAAGCATTGGCAGAAGCTGAAGGAATAGACAAAAAAGCTGACGCAATGAAAAAATACGGAAATGCCGCAATTATGGAAATGTACTTCAAGGCACTGCCAGAAATCTCTAAAAATGTTGCAGCTCCACTTAATAACATTGATAAAATCACGATGTACGGTGATGGAAATACTTCCAAATTAGTCGGAGATATTACAAAGTCAATCGCTCAAATTAATGATGGAATCACAGATTCAACAGGAATTGACTTAAAATCTGTACTGGCTGGAATGCTCGGAGGAAAAATAATTTCTGATAAGGAAAGATTAGATTCTGAAACTAAGAATGATGTTGTTGCTAAAAAAAATAAATAA
- a CDS encoding thymidine phosphorylase, with translation MRIVDIIQKKRDNEKLSDKELEFLLNEYLAGNVPDYQMSAFLMAVYFNDMTQEELLKFTMLMRDSGDVIKFDEINRFLVDKHSTGGVGDKVTAVLSPILSALGMGNVKLSGKGLGHTGGTIDKFESIKGFKFSTTKEELIKIANKTGIGLMGYSDNIVPLDKKLYSLRDVTATVPSIPLIASSIMSKKLAIHSDVIILDVKVGDGAFMKDLGQAKKLAERMIEIGKGAGKKVKVVLSNMDEPLGHSIGNANEIIEAIEFLKGNCVDDLKEVVYTIVSLALKEKGEVRDFNEAKSKIDEVINNGSALKILGEFIEASGGNKELVNNYDLLPKAKSVMEVFSENDGYVKKIKTEEIGKAAMIIGAGRAKKEDEVDHAVGINIFRKVGEKVGKNEKIAEIYYNNDKNVQESRNMILDAFVLTKEEVEKPKAILEIIE, from the coding sequence ATGAGAATAGTTGATATAATTCAAAAAAAACGTGATAATGAAAAACTTTCTGACAAGGAACTGGAATTTTTATTAAACGAATATCTGGCTGGAAATGTGCCTGATTATCAAATGTCGGCATTTCTTATGGCTGTTTATTTTAATGATATGACACAGGAGGAATTGCTGAAATTTACAATGCTGATGAGGGATTCTGGTGATGTTATAAAATTTGATGAAATAAATAGATTTTTGGTGGATAAACATAGTACCGGTGGAGTTGGGGACAAGGTTACAGCTGTACTTTCTCCAATTTTGTCTGCACTTGGAATGGGAAATGTGAAGTTGTCAGGAAAAGGGCTTGGACATACTGGAGGAACGATTGATAAATTTGAGTCAATTAAAGGATTCAAATTTTCGACTACAAAAGAGGAACTTATAAAAATAGCAAATAAAACGGGAATAGGACTTATGGGTTACAGTGACAACATCGTTCCTCTTGACAAAAAGCTGTATTCTTTACGTGATGTAACAGCGACTGTGCCAAGTATTCCATTAATTGCAAGCAGTATTATGAGCAAGAAGCTGGCAATTCATTCAGATGTTATAATTCTTGATGTAAAAGTTGGGGATGGGGCCTTTATGAAAGATTTGGGACAAGCTAAGAAATTGGCAGAAAGAATGATTGAAATTGGGAAAGGTGCTGGCAAAAAAGTCAAGGTTGTGCTTAGCAATATGGATGAACCGCTTGGACATTCAATAGGGAATGCAAATGAAATTATTGAAGCAATTGAGTTTTTGAAAGGAAACTGTGTGGATGACTTGAAGGAAGTTGTTTATACAATTGTAAGCCTTGCCTTGAAAGAAAAAGGGGAAGTAAGGGACTTTAATGAAGCTAAGAGTAAAATTGATGAAGTGATAAATAATGGAAGTGCATTAAAAATTTTGGGTGAATTTATTGAGGCGAGCGGCGGAAATAAAGAGCTTGTCAATAATTATGACTTGTTGCCAAAAGCAAAATCTGTAATGGAAGTTTTTTCTGAAAATGATGGATATGTAAAAAAAATAAAAACAGAAGAAATTGGAAAAGCTGCAATGATTATAGGTGCTGGACGTGCGAAAAAAGAAGATGAGGTTGATCACGCAGTTGGAATAAATATTTTTAGAAAAGTTGGAGAAAAAGTAGGAAAAAATGAAAAAATAGCTGAAATTTACTATAATAATGATAAAAATGTACAAGAATCTAGAAATATGATTTTGGACGCATTTGTATTGACAAAAGAAGAAGTTGAGAAGCCAAAGGCGATTTTAGAGATAATAGAATAA
- a CDS encoding BMP family lipoprotein translates to MKKILTIFSVIFALMLVVACGNKPATGEQVKDGKTSADSTNSKKAVAVVYSTGGKGDKSFNDATFRGLERAQKELGISFKEYEPKDPSTEAKNALTQFAESGEFELIIAVGYSMKDSLVAVAQAFPDQKFAIIDETVDGLPNVASILFKEHEGSFLVGALAGMMDKTGTVGFVGANESELINRFYAGYAQGARYVKPDIKVISVYIGGSNSFNDQASAKAKTETLIQQGADVIYHAAGASGLGVFQAVKEKNVYGIGVDSNQDNLYPGIILTSMMKYVDNAVFDIVKSTADGKFEAKLQTFGIKENGVGTTDFEFTKDKIGEENIKRLEQIKQDIKDGKIQVKSAL, encoded by the coding sequence ATGAAAAAGATTTTAACAATTTTTAGTGTAATTTTTGCACTGATGTTAGTTGTAGCTTGTGGAAATAAACCAGCTACTGGTGAACAAGTGAAAGATGGTAAAACATCTGCGGATTCGACAAATTCCAAAAAAGCTGTTGCAGTAGTGTATTCTACTGGAGGAAAAGGTGACAAATCATTTAATGATGCAACTTTCAGAGGACTGGAAAGAGCTCAGAAGGAATTAGGGATTTCTTTCAAAGAGTATGAGCCAAAAGATCCATCGACAGAAGCAAAAAACGCTTTGACACAATTTGCAGAATCTGGAGAATTTGAATTAATTATCGCAGTTGGATATAGCATGAAAGATTCGTTAGTTGCAGTAGCTCAGGCTTTTCCTGATCAAAAATTCGCAATAATTGATGAAACTGTAGATGGTTTACCAAATGTTGCTTCTATTTTGTTTAAGGAACACGAGGGATCATTCTTAGTAGGAGCATTGGCCGGAATGATGGACAAAACAGGAACTGTCGGATTTGTTGGTGCAAATGAATCTGAACTAATTAACAGATTCTATGCAGGGTATGCACAAGGTGCAAGATATGTAAAACCTGATATCAAAGTTATATCTGTTTATATTGGAGGAAGTAATTCATTCAACGATCAGGCATCAGCTAAAGCTAAAACTGAAACACTGATTCAACAAGGTGCAGACGTTATTTATCATGCCGCTGGAGCAAGTGGACTGGGAGTTTTCCAAGCAGTTAAAGAAAAAAATGTTTACGGAATTGGAGTAGATTCTAATCAAGATAATCTATACCCAGGAATAATTTTAACATCTATGATGAAATATGTTGATAATGCGGTATTTGACATTGTAAAATCTACTGCGGATGGAAAATTTGAAGCAAAATTACAAACTTTTGGAATTAAGGAAAATGGAGTAGGAACTACTGACTTTGAATTTACAAAAGATAAAATTGGTGAAGAAAACATCAAACGTCTTGAACAAATTAAACAAGATATCAAAGATGGTAAAATTCAAGTGAAATCGGCATTATAA